DNA sequence from the Cupriavidus sp. WKF15 genome:
TCGTCGAGATCGGCAAGCAGATGCTGATGACGCGCGGATCGCTCACGACGTTCAGCGTGGCCAACGACGTGGCCAAGTACTTCGCCATCATCCCGGCCGCGTTTGCCACCACCTACCCGCAGCTGAACCTGCTGAACGTGATGGGGTTGAGCACGCCGGCGTCGGCCATCATGTCGGCGGTGATCTTCAACGCGCTGATCATCGTGGCGCTGATACCGCTGGCGCTCAAGGGCGTGGCCTACCGGCCGCTCGGCGCGGCGGTGCTGCTGCGGCGCAACCTGCTGGTCTACGGCCTGGGCGGCATCCTGGTGCCGTTTGCCGGGATCAAGCTGATCGACATGGCGCTGGCCCTGCTGGGCTGGGTCTGACCGTACCTCCGCATAGAGATGGCAATCATGAATACGCAAGTGCAATCCACGCAATCCGCACCCATCGTGCCGCAGCAGGGCGGGCTGCTGCGGCCGGCGCTGGTCGTCTTTGCCGCGCTGTCGCTGCTGACGGGTTTGCTCTATCCCGGCGTGATCACCGCAATTTCGAAGGCGGTGTTTCCACAGCAGGCAGCGGGCTCGCTGATCGTCAGGGACGGCAAGGTCGTGGGCTCTGCCCTGATCGGGCAGCCGTTCTCGGACCCGAAGTATTTCTGGGGCCGCCTGTCGGCCACGGCGCCCATGCCCTATAACGCGGCGGCATCGGCTGGTTCCAACCTTGGGCCAAGCAACCCGGCGCTGAGCGATGCGGCGCGCGCGCGCATCGAGGCACTGCGCGCGGCGGGCCCGGACAACAAGGCGGCGGTGCCGGTGGACCTGGTCACGGCTTCCGGCAGCGGGCTGGATCCGCACATCAGCATCGCGGCGGCCGACTACCAGGCGCCACGCGTGGCGCGGTTGCGCGGGCTGCCGCCGGAGAAGGTGCAGGAGCTGATCCAGGCGAACACCGAATCGCCGTCGCTGGCCGTGCTGGGCGACCCTGGCGTCAATGTGCTCAAGCTGAACCTGGCGCTGGATGCGGTATCTGGTAAATAGGCAGGCCGGGCGGGCGTGCGGCGCCGCGCGCGTGGCACAATCTGACAGCGCCTGCCCCTGCGCCGGGCGGCGCCGCTGACCATGCCCGAATTGCGATCTCCCACTGAACGTCCCGACCCGGACAGCCTGCTGCAGCGCATGCAGGAGGAGGGCGCGCGTGCCGCGCGGGGCAAGCTGCGCGTCTACTTCGGCGCCTCGGCCGGCGTGGGCAAGACCTTCGCGATGCTGACCGCCGCACGGTCACTGAGGGAGCAGGGCGCGGACGTGGTCATCGGCGTGGTCGAGACGCATGGCCGCGCCGAGACCGAGGCACTGATCGACGGCATCGAGCGCCTGCCGATGAAGGACGTGCCGTATCGGGACCGCGTGCTCACGGAGTTCGACCTCGACGGCGCGCTGGCACGGCGACCGGCACTGGTGCTGGTCGACGAACTCGCCCATTCGAATGCGCCGGGCAGCCGGCACCCCAAGCGCTGGCAGGACATCCAGGAGCTGCAATCGTCCGGCATCGATGTCTGGACGACCGTCAATGTGCAGCACCTGGACAGCCTCAACGAGGCGGTGGGCGGCATCACCGGCATCCGTGTCTGGGAAACCGTGCCGGACGCCGTCTTCGACAGCGCCGATGAGGTGATCCTGGTCGACCTGCCCGCCGATGAGCTGCTGCGGCGCCTGCGCGAAGGCAAGGTCTACCTGCCGGAGCAGGCGCGCCACGCAGTGCGCAATTTCTTCCGCAAGGGCAACCTGATCGCGCTGCGCGAACTGGCCCTGCGGCGCACCGCGGACCGGGTCGACGATGATGTGCGCGCCTATCGCCGCGCCGAGTCGATCCAGTCGGTCTGGCGCACGCGCGAGGCCGTGCTGGCCTGCATCGGCACAGGCAGCGATGCCGAGCAGGTCGTCAGGAGCGCGCGCCGCCTGGCCGGCCAGCTCGATTGCGACTGCCACGTGATCACCGTGGCCGCGCCGCGGCTTGCGTCCGTGCCCGATGGCGAACGCGCGCGGCTGGAGTCGGCGATGCGCCTGGCCGAGGAACTGGGCGCGCGCACCGAGACACTGGCCGGCAGCGACATGGTGCAGGCCGTTGCCGGTTATGTCCGGCGCCATAACCTGACCAAGGTGGTGCTGGGCCGCACGCCGACGCGATGGCGGCGCATGGACGAGTCGCTCGTGAGTCAGGGGCGGTCGTTGCTGGTCTGGGCGCTTTCGCCGTTTCTTGGCGCGCGGGCCTGGCTGTTCGGGCGCAAGAGCTTTGCCGATGCGCTATCGGCCGCGTGCCCGGAGATCGACGTCATACGCGTGGCCGCGGATACCACGCGCATGGACGTCAAGCCCGCGAGCGTATCGGCACCGGCCGAGGAAAGCGAGGCCGTGCAGGCGCAGGAGCGCCGTGTGCGCATGCAGTCCTACCTGTGGGCGGTGGCCTGGTGCGCCGGCGCGACGGCGGTATCGACGCTGGCCCGGCCGTGGTTCGACCTGGTCAATATCGCCATGCTGTTTCTCGTGGCGGTGGTTGGCGTGGCCTTGCGCCACGGCCGCGCGGCGGCGGCGCTGGCCTCGGTGGTTGCCGTCGCTGCCTTCGACTTCTTCTTCGTGCCGCCCAGGCTCTCCTTTGCCGTGAGCGATGTGCAGTACCTGCTGACCTTCCTGGTGCTGCTCTCGGTCGGGCTGGTGATCGGCCAGCTCACCGCCGGCCTGCGCGAGCAGGCAGAAGTGGCGGTGCAGCGCGAGACCGATGCGCGCACGCTCTACGAGCTCGCGCGCGAGCTGTCGTCGACATTGATGCCCGAGCAGATCGTCTCGATCGGCAGCCGCTTCCTGCGCGCGGCCTTCGACGCGCGCTCCGCCTTCTTTCTGGTAGGGCCCGATGGCCGCCTGCTGCCGCCCGCAGTCGAGCAGGGGCAAACCGACGCGCACAGTGACGCGATCGACCGCGTGCTTGCACAATGGGTGTTCGACCACGGCCAGCCGGCGGGCACCGGCACGCACACGCTGCCCGCCGGCACCGTGCTGTACCTGCCGCTCAAGGCGCCGATGCAGACGCGCGGCGTGCTCGCGGTGGAACCGCGCGCGTGGCGCGCGTTCGCCCAGCCGGCACTGCGGCGCCAGGTCGACGTGTTCGCGACGCTGATCGCCATCACCATCGAGCGGCTGCATTATGTGGA
Encoded proteins:
- the kdpC gene encoding potassium-transporting ATPase subunit KdpC is translated as MNTQVQSTQSAPIVPQQGGLLRPALVVFAALSLLTGLLYPGVITAISKAVFPQQAAGSLIVRDGKVVGSALIGQPFSDPKYFWGRLSATAPMPYNAAASAGSNLGPSNPALSDAARARIEALRAAGPDNKAAVPVDLVTASGSGLDPHISIAAADYQAPRVARLRGLPPEKVQELIQANTESPSLAVLGDPGVNVLKLNLALDAVSGK
- a CDS encoding DUF4118 domain-containing protein, whose amino-acid sequence is MPELRSPTERPDPDSLLQRMQEEGARAARGKLRVYFGASAGVGKTFAMLTAARSLREQGADVVIGVVETHGRAETEALIDGIERLPMKDVPYRDRVLTEFDLDGALARRPALVLVDELAHSNAPGSRHPKRWQDIQELQSSGIDVWTTVNVQHLDSLNEAVGGITGIRVWETVPDAVFDSADEVILVDLPADELLRRLREGKVYLPEQARHAVRNFFRKGNLIALRELALRRTADRVDDDVRAYRRAESIQSVWRTREAVLACIGTGSDAEQVVRSARRLAGQLDCDCHVITVAAPRLASVPDGERARLESAMRLAEELGARTETLAGSDMVQAVAGYVRRHNLTKVVLGRTPTRWRRMDESLVSQGRSLLVWALSPFLGARAWLFGRKSFADALSAACPEIDVIRVAADTTRMDVKPASVSAPAEESEAVQAQERRVRMQSYLWAVAWCAGATAVSTLARPWFDLVNIAMLFLVAVVGVALRHGRAAAALASVVAVAAFDFFFVPPRLSFAVSDVQYLLTFLVLLSVGLVIGQLTAGLREQAEVAVQRETDARTLYELARELSSTLMPEQIVSIGSRFLRAAFDARSAFFLVGPDGRLLPPAVEQGQTDAHSDAIDRVLAQWVFDHGQPAGTGTHTLPAGTVLYLPLKAPMQTRGVLAVEPRAWRAFAQPALRRQVDVFATLIAITIERLHYVDVAQQALLSMESERLRSSLLAAVSHDLRTPLTSLIGMAETLQRGDPPLAPRIADTVAAMRDQARRMSTMVVNLLDMARLQGRDVRVQKEWQSFEELVGAALGALRDALAGHRVMVADLSAMPLVECDAVLMDRVLCNLLENAAKYAPAGTEIRIRAQAMDDELRLVVEDDGPGVPAGSERQIFEKFTRGERESVTTGVGLGLAVCDAIVQAHGGRIWVEPVREAAMAGAGIGARFVVALPRGNPPVIEPEAADIPA